The Brachionichthys hirsutus isolate HB-005 chromosome 17, CSIRO-AGI_Bhir_v1, whole genome shotgun sequence genome segment CCGGAGCTCACTCCAAACCGGAATTGTTTTTAAACGTGCTGAACGTATTGCTGTTGTTCTGCTGAGTGTGCCCGACGACCGCCGCTCCATGTGCGTGCGCtcccgccgcgccgcgccgcgccgctgtCCCGTCCAGCCCGACGCACCGCGCCGCCGCTGCCGTTTAAAGGGCAGCAGTCTGATAGTGCTGAATCATCACGATCCAGCCGTCCGTGCACGCTCTCCCGGGAGCGGCTCCGGTCGCTAGAAAGGCACGCCGGATGCCATAACGAGACAAAGACGGAGACGCTACCGGCGACAGAAGACACGTGTCGGGATTAGAGGAGCGCGCGGTGCCGTCGGTCCGGTCAAGGATCCCGCAGCGCCCGGTAATCAGGGTCCGTGAGCGCGCGGGGAGCTCGGCGGAGGTCCTCGGTCACAACGCATACCGGTAAGCTCAACGCGCGTTACTGCGACTGTCCGCTGTCCCCGAGGTGCTGAAGCGGTGGACGCCGGTGGACACCGGTGGACACCGGCCGGACGCCACCTGCCGCCTCTGCAGGTGAGATGGCCATCAGGTCTCTCGTGTCGTGTTTGAGTTACTCTTCAGGTGATCGATTACGTTCACCCGGTGCTCGTTGGCTTCCGGTGTGACTCGTGAGGCGTGCTTTCATGAAAACCGCCGGGACAACAAACAACTGTCGTCTCGGTGcctccgcgggggggggggggggtcagccgtCCACGGCCGGTTCCAGCTGTTGTCGGTGACGCCACCGGGGCCACCGGGTCCGTCAGGCCTCCGGTTTGTTAATCCGTTAACCCGTGAAACACTTGACGTTTAAGTGACTTTCACGgccgtgtttatttattttttaccggATATAACCGGGCTGCTCCCGCGCGTGCCAGGCTGGACACCGGCCGGGCGCGCAACAGAGTCGCTGATTCATCACAACGAGCCGAGCGGAGGCATGAGGGAGCCATGGCAACATGGCACCGGCGGCGGGCGGACAAAGGTCTGCGCGACGGAAGGACGAACGCGGTTTATTATTGGGGGGGGCTGGTCACGGAGCGGAGCGCGTTTGTGGAATAATTCGAGCTCGCGTGGGTTGAGGAATGAGAATATAAAATGTCTCGAGGGAGGAATCTGCTCATTTTCATTGAACGCGCACGCCATCAAAATGGGCTtgaaacaaatgtcagaaagtGCGCGCGTAAATGTGGTCTAAAATGATCCAGTTGATTAAACTGGATTTATTTTCGGGTCgtgacatgaataaaacattttcaaaaatcagtcaACATGCAAATGATCCCGGctgttctctcgctctctctctctctctttctcacgtTTGGGTAAAGAGCATGCAGAGTTTATTTATAGCACTTTCCATCCAcaaagtcaaataaataaaatcaagcaaaaaaagagaaaatgtggctgcaaatgaaaaatgagcatTTTGCATTATTGGTATTTTTGTGTGTTGCGCTGTGGAGCGCGCACATCCCCGCGCGCATGCATGGCAGCTAGGCTAATGTCTAGCATTGATTTGCTCATCAGCCCACAGACAAGGCCCCTGCACTAAAGCGTGCAAAGGATGATCCTCTGATTGATCTCTTGTAGGTGGGCCATTATCTGCTGCCTGGCAGGGCGGGTTAATAGGGAGCTCTGTGGGCTCAAGGAAAACAGAAACTTCACCCCCTAATGACTCCGTATCAGCAGCTTCAGTTGGAGTCAGCACTCTGCAGCGTATCAAAAGTATGTGGTAAGCAAGTTGGCAAGTGCTGTAATAGAGGGTCATAATGATGAAACATGGCGTCAGCGGAGAGAGAGCAGCATCCTTCCTCGCTTGCTCTGTCcccctctctcactctcacacagtTTCCTCTTctcattgcacacacacacacacacacacacaccaaaccaaGGGGCTAAACTTTCTATACTTGCTATCGGTATTTAATCAGTGCTTGAAGTGCACTTCTCTGTCAAGTACTTTCCCCATCTTTCCCTGCTGTTCGCAGTAATTGAACGCTGACCAATGCTTATGTGTGCAACTTTGCTGATGGTGGCGGTACGGCAAAGCGCACGGAGCAAAGGGGGGGATGaaggcagagggaggaagaatgAGAGATGGGATTTGTGGAGAGATTGAGAACAAGGACCTTTTTTGTCTTCAAGGCATTCCCCTGAAAATGCTGAGGCGAAGCAAATGCTCTCTCGCTTGACAGATGGCGTTTTCACTTGTTACTTACCACAGCTCGTTTCTTTGCcttgtctggtgtgtgtgtgtgtgtgtgtgtgtgtgtgtgtgtgtgtgtgagagagagaatccGGAGGGAGCAGTAGATATAAAACACCTAAGATCTGGTTTCTCCAGGGATTGTGCGTGTGCCAGCTGCACTTGGATGCatgaggaaatgttttatttaattctatTTCCCACCCTTATAATGCTAAATGCTTCATTTAATTTactgtaatttttttattatgtttttgtaATGTTAGTATATTTTATTTAGGTTAAGATGTTTTTCACTTTTTAGGTTTAAAGTGCttcgtttttaaatgttaaaatatatttacaacatTAACTCTATTTAGAGTCACAAATTGCATGTTTATGTGCTTTGGAAGGAAGCTGGGGACAAGGAAGAACTTATAGACCCCCCCCAGGTCAGGAGTCAAACACACCCGTGCACacactcttcctcttcttcttcctcttcctctttcggcttgtcccgtcaggggtcaccacagcaaatcaaccttgaTTGCATAGTTCATTCTGGCAGTTTCACGCCGGAGGCCATTCCTGTTGTTTAAATCAACAAACCAACGTCTCAAAAGttggacagaaataaaaacagagaaataaggAGAAACATAAATTTAAACAAGCGTGTTAAACACATCTTTGGAACTGATCCCAGTCCTAATTGATTCACTGCTTGATCATGTATTCTTTTAAACTCGCGTCGTTTCCGTCTTATTATTCAGTTTGGTGTTTGTCTGATCTCAAATATGATGCACAGCGATATACTGCGGCACGCTGCTTGTTGCACGGATACACGACCGGATCGTTCCCCATGTTGCGCTCACCTGCTTTTCATCTTGTTTGCTACTCGGATCTATTTTAGAAATGTCATGTTCTGCTTGCAGATTtctgagagcgagagagaagctaaaagagaaagaagagcagGAATAAAAGACGGAACTGGAGAAtcggtgagagagagagagagagagagagggaggaaaggaagcagcAGGGCAGATCAATAGTTGAATGTTTTTTCTCCACAGTAATGATGAAATATGGTGTAAGCAGATCTGGTGCATAATCATTGCTGTGCTCCGCTGTTTTTCTGGCTTCCGTGCGAGTGTGCTGCTTGTCCTTGTGTTCttttgactttgtgtgtctgcaggattcttgttaaaaaaaatccctccaCAAGTGCAAGTATCAAAAGTACGCGCCTCCTTATtccgcacaaacacaaaccgcCGGAGAACCGAGAAAGCGTGTgaaattaagataaataaatccatttgcaAGAGGTCAAAAGGATAAAGAAGGGTTAGCAAGTCGAATCCCCGTTTGAACCGTTGGTCCTGAAGTGGTtgtggtgcgttcaaggactATATGCATCAACGACCACTCTCATGTTGGGCTTCTGAGCTACAGTTGAAGAGTTGCGCATCCCCAAATAGACACGCAcacatttctgttgttgttgatgacatTGTTGTCGTTTCTGCATGCAGTGTTGCGGTTTTGGGAACGGAGCCGTGGAGATGCGAGGCCCTGGTAACGGGAACGTCCTTACCGGCGGTTGTCTACCAGTTGCATCATCTCCATGCGCCTAAATTGCCGCATTTTCTAACTGCAGTGTGACGATCCCAGAATGGGACTgtgtgcttttctggttttccTCTTAAATAAAGAGCACAGATAAACACAGCAGGTCAGAGAAGAGAGGGAACACAGCTCTTTGTCTTCACCCGCGGTGTCAGATTACGTCAGCGTAACAAAAGTTCTCGTTGAGTCTCACCTTTTAACCACGTTGTTGATTAATCGGACCCTATTCTTTATATCTAATCAATTGTTTAGACCGTTCCCATGAGATTAGCCACATGTCAAAATGTGATCAGAATAAAAGTGATATTTGAGAATGTTTGTGGAAAATGTCGCTGCTGTGAGAcgaataattaataataatgaccAGCGTGGCCTGAAGACGCGCTGAAAGTAACAGGGAGGCTGAGCTGAGTCGCTTTGACCTTTGAGATGAGGAATAAACAGGATATCAGGACAATTGATTTAATCGATTGAAATATCAAACATTTTACTTCGTATATTTATTGTGAGAGAAATGTCATCGCAGCTTCTTGAGATCCTTTGTGAGATGAACTAAATGTTTGCCATGTTGCTCAGCCTCTGCTGTCCTGCCTTTTAACGTATCTCCTTGTGAAGTAAACCGAcattccttctcctctcttAAAGCACTAATGAAAAAGGGAACCAGAGCTCAATTGCCTGACAgcgcacctttttttttttgcttgtgttgGTAAATTTGTCATCACACTTACCTGGATGGGAAAAACGTGTCGACGCCAGGACTTTTTCTGCCCtttaataacacacacacacacacacacacacacacacacacacacacacacacacacactgtattcaCTGTGTACACGAGGGGCTTGCCTCCTCTTTGGGTTCCCCTCCTTTTCTCCCTTCTCTCTTTTATCGCGCTTATTTCACGCTCTGCGCGCCTCCCAATTAAAAGCTTCCTTCCTGCCTTCCTCCCTTACTTCCGCTCAAACCGGTGTCTCGTCTCCCCCTCCATGTCTCCAGCTCCTCGTCCTTCCCGCCGcgcggcctgcacctcctccgtGCGCCTCCTCACAGGTTGCCATGATCGCTGATCTGATTGCTAAATCTCAATTAGCCTCCACGCGGTGCGCGTCGTTAATTATTTACAAGCTCCCCCAACACGCTCGGCCCACGCACGGTCAGTGCGCGCCAGGACTCCAACCCTTTTCTCTAAACTGAACGAGGAGCGCTGATATCTGGGACTCGAATGTTGTGATTCCTGCTCTCCTTCCGTCATGTCTTTGCCTTCGTGTTCTCCATTATTGCTCAGAGACTTACCtgagggaggacagacggacagacagactgacagcaTCACCAATGACCTGCTGACCATCCTTCatgcgcccacacacacaccatcccccggtgtgtgtgcttttaatttggCCGTTTACTTTCCgtccgtgtccgtgtgtgtgtgtgtgtgtgtgtgtgcgcagcgTGCCGCCAGCTTTGAAGGAAGTGTCTTTCCATAAACTCCTCTCTTTGTGGCCGGAGCGGAAGGTTTGCTCCATCACACCCTGCTCACATGAACGTGCACTTTTTATGCGCGTTAGTTGTGTTTAGGCACGGGCGGGGGTGTGGGCGGGTTCTGGGgggtcagcagcagcttcagcttcacaACTTTCTAATTGAAGGTTTTACTGGTCGTTGCTGAGTTCAGGTTTtttctctacccccccccttcGTACCAAGCAGCTAAGCTCTTACAAATGTGTTGATGATTCATTTTCACCTCCTCGTTGGCGATCCTCCCTCCATTCCTGTcccccttctctcctcctcctccgcccgcATGCTCTCTTGCctctctcttcatcctctcttctttctccctTGTCATTTGCACCCCCCCGACACACTCCTCCCCGTCTCACCTCCGTACTCAGCACTTTTCTCTGGGTTGTGGGTGTGATGTCTCTGCTGTAACACTAATCAGCTCTGGAGACATCAGCATTCTTccagttctcctcctcctctcttacCTCGTCTATATTCACCCATCAAGTCATCTCTCTCTTTTATCCTCATTGTTTTTATACCTTTTCTTCTTGTCTAGCCATCTCACCTGCTTCTGCCCCCCTTTACCACGTCCCGTGCACGCGCGggcgcgtttgtgtgtgttgtcagcGCTCCTTTGGTTGCTCCATAAAAACGAAAGAACTGCTGTCTGTTAGAGCAACGCTGAGTGTGGCGTTGAGCACTCTGCAGCGACCACCCGCAAAGGATTCTGGGAAGGACACCGTTGGTGGGTTGTGCGTGCCCAAGATGAATGGCGATGCCTCTGCCCAGCATGTGTTatgttgtgccccccccctgtcttcATACATTTTTGATCCATCTACTGGGCGCTGATGATCCTCCAGCTTTTGGGGGCTGCATCCCGACTGAACGCCACAAAGGACGTTTGAAGCTCTGAGCATCCGGTTAAACTCTTTTTGCATTCCATCGGTTCTTGTCGGAGTTTTGCGCTGCTGTGCGTTCACAGGTATTTCTTTGCATTTGTTGCGCGCCATTTTCTTTGATCTATTTATAACCTGCACAAACACTTGCATGCCCTTTCAGACATTCAGACACGCAGAGGTGCATCGTGCGGGAGGCTCCACTGCCTCCTGTCACTCAGAGAGCGTTTTAAAAGTGCACAACTCGCTTCTTACGCTTTCAGATgcggacacgcacacacgcacacacacacacacactctctcgcTCACCTTTAAGGAAAGGCACTTGATTGTAGTAAGAGACGTACACACATTTGGGGGTGGGGATCAGGTATGCTGAGTGATCATGATGATGCTCGACAGTGGggaaaaaagccccccccccccccccctcgcccacacacacacacacacacgggcttAGAGTGTGGAGCGGATCTGATCTCATCTTTGGTTCTTACAGACTCCGTCTTTGTTGTTTTCACCCCTTTGTTTCTTGTCTCCATGTTggtagaagtgtgtgtgtgtgtgtgtgtgtgtgtgcgtgtatgtgtgcgtgtgtgtgtgtgtgtgtgtgtgtgtttaaaggctCTAGCAGTTGGTTTCCCCACAGTCTTTCCCACAAATTTCACcactttctcttcttttacgATTATTTCATACCTACTGGCCTGAAGCCAGCCAATAGGAGCGCGACAACACAAAGGTGGTGGGCACGTCAGTGTCACCgccaggaaacaggaagtgagtgtGCATGTCACTTTCACTCACGCACTGCAACAGGGATGTGCCATACTTTAACACGCTGCCACAACCgagttaaagtgtgtgtgtgtgtgcctccacTGGTCCTGCTGGGTATTTGTACATACTTTTTATGTTTGGTTGACGGCAGTGATGGAGTTTTATTGCGTTAACAATGTCTGTTATGTTTATTGATTAAGCTTTTTGCATCTCCGCAGGTCTGTTCCGAAGAGTAAGGCTGTAGTGGCATGACGACGAATATCAAAGGAAATAAAGCCTTGAAGGTAAGACAATGAATTTACAAGaaattctgtctttctgttattTTCCTTGTCGACCTGCCTCTTGCTTCCTCCAGGTGAAGCGTGAGCCAGGGGAGAATGGCACCAGCCTCACCGACGATGAGCTGGTGACCATGTCTGTGCGGGAGCTGAACCAGCACCTCCGAGGGCTCACGAAAGAGGAGATCCTGCAACTGAAGCAGCGGCGGCGCACCCTGAAAAACCGGGGCTATGCTGCCAGCTGCCGGGTGAAGCGGGTCACCcagaaggaggagctggagaagcagaaggcccagctgcagcaggaggtggacAAACTGGCCCATGAGAACGCGGCGATGCGGGTGGAGCTGGACGCTCTCAGATCCAAGTACGAAGCGCTACAGACATTTGCCAGGACTGTGGCCCGGAGCCCCGCCGTTGGAGTCGGGGTCAGggctggaggcggaggcggcggGGGAGGGGTGCCATTGTCAGTTATTGGTCCACTCATACCAGGGAAGGTTGCCACAGCGACAAGCGTGATCACGATAGTGAAGTCAAAAACAGATGCGCTGTCTTGAGGGGGCGACAGATAACTGAGGTGGGGGTCATCCGCAGCAGAGTGATTCTTCTTCCgcctctcctccacctgcacTGACTCCAAACAGCTGGGGGGGGTCGCCATCACACGGCCTCAGCATGTTCCCGTCACCGTCCCTCAGATcagtgcagctgcaggaaaggATGGAAGCGGGAGGAGATCATTAACGAAGCGAGCCGTCGGTCAGCACGGGATCACTTAGCACAGGACAGACACACGGGGGCAAGTCAAAGAAATCAGGGGGAAGTCAAAGAAATCAGGGAGGAAGTCAAAGAAATCAGGGAGGAAGTCAAAgaaatcaggggggggggaagtcaaAAAAATCAGGGGGAAGTCAAAGAATTGGGAAAGGTTTTATTCCAAGGTGGAGAGAAATAACCCACAATTACACGCAACTTTATTCAGCTGCCGTTTCCATCAGTCAAGTGTTCAGTGTGGAGTTTCACTACTGGTAGATCTCATCAGATATTGATCTGTACGTGCGTAATAATCCTGTCACACATTTCTACACTAGAAGCAGCtgataaacatttaaattctcCACACgtacaaaaatattcaaatacgTATCACAATCAGAAGATGGTTTTAGTGTATTCCTAAGAGGACTGACGCGGTGTTTGGATACACATGGGTTAACGTGGCCTGCAGAGGAAGCCCATCATGTTCTGCCAAGCCAATAAACTTTTAAGAAAAATActatagaaaaatatatattacacatGGTGGTAAATGTATTTCTACTGTTTTGTAGTGTGTTGTAACTCACATGAGGTCCAAACTGTATTCTCTGTGCGTCACAATTCTGTGAAATTCTGTGAAGCGTGTTTGTTTAGGTGTTGCTGTATTTAGTTACTTAGTTACTCTCACTTCATCTATCCTTTCTCTGCCCTTCCATTTGTCGGTTCCGGCATTTCCCGGATGTAAatgaaaaaggaagaaaaaaaatggttcAGAGAAAATGAGAAGCTCAGTCACCTCATCTGAGCTCGTAAGAAGTCGCTTCGTCGGCGTTTCCGCTCACAACTGTCGCCAAGTGGATTGGAAGGGCAAGTGCCTTGGTCTCCTCTCGTGCATCAAGCTAAAGTGCAGGTTTGTGGGTGTTTACAGGTGTTTGGGCGTACCTGTGCCTGACGGGATGCACTGACCTATCAGGAATCAGATTGTGGCAGCATTTAATGTGCATTGTTGTAGAACCCATCAGGACATGTAATGATCACAACATTCACATTATGTGACTTGACGGTTGAAAGGACGGCACCCGTATATCTGCTGTGTCCATTCGATTGGTTGCCGACCCTTGATCCAGGTCGCCGCGCGCGCGGCTCAACCGGTTTACGTTGCATTCCTCTGGCTTGGAACCGCCAGACGCGTCTCTTCGCTTCAAGTCACGCCAACGGGACGTCGTTCCGTCGTGTTTTAGGATACAAGTCGTCTTACGTGGTGTAATATACTCCAAGAATCTTTGTCTATGTGTGCTAGAGTCTCACACTTTATAAAGACGATTATCTTTGCATTGTTTGTAACTACctgtgaaaaacaacaacaatacacaCGTGTAACAGAATCCGTTTGATATACAATATCTCTATTTTGCAATTGTACCAAAAGTGGCTTAACTACTGACTAGCTTTGTTTCTCTCTCGTGACTAGGTGCGTGTGTAACCGTGAACTAGTGTGTGGTGTGTTGTCTAGGTATGCTGCGAGGTAACTATGGCGTTCACTATGCAGTGGGCGCCCCCACCCACTGTGGGTGGGGGCGCTCTCTGGCGTGTTGGACTGCGTGTCCACC includes the following:
- the mafgb gene encoding v-maf avian musculoaponeurotic fibrosarcoma oncogene homolog Gb; the protein is MTTNIKGNKALKVKREPGENGTSLTDDELVTMSVRELNQHLRGLTKEEILQLKQRRRTLKNRGYAASCRVKRVTQKEELEKQKAQLQQEVDKLAHENAAMRVELDALRSKYEALQTFARTVARSPAVGVGVRAGGGGGGGGVPLSVIGPLIPGKVATATSVITIVKSKTDALS